In Lemur catta isolate mLemCat1 chromosome 1, mLemCat1.pri, whole genome shotgun sequence, one DNA window encodes the following:
- the LOC123642655 gene encoding keratin-associated protein 27-1, with amino-acid sequence MPYSHCCSLRSFQNAPPLSAIIHGSDPISYEDGFCLPSSYHSRTWLLDNFQEICNETTSCQLTDCEQNLSTEDSCVQSTCLPGIVQTTYSNSKPSERTTCHPESSSAVLECVSQPCQSEKSHQMGFVVQSCQPESHMEKCCSPKTSASKRCQTQECESSQCQSQNSESSSCRPLVNVAPEPQLLESSSGTYKPTCCVTGGLQLPSK; translated from the coding sequence ATGCCTTATAGCCACTGCTGCTCACTCAGGAGCTTCCAAAATGCCCCACCACTCTCTGCCATCATACATGGCTCTGATCCTATAAGCTATGAAGATGGATTTTGTTTGCCTAGCAGCTACCATAGCAGAACCTGGCTCCTGGACAACTTTCAAGAAATCTGCAATGAAACCACCAGTTGCCAACTGACTGATTGTGAACAGAACCTGTCCACAGAAGACAGCTGTGTGCAAAGTACCTGCCTCCCTGGAATTGTGCAAACAACTTATTCAAATTCCAAGCCCTCTGAAAGGACAACATGCCACCCAGAAAGTTCCTCAGCAGTGTTGGAGTGTGTTTCTCAGCCTTGCCAGTCAGAAAAGAGTCATCAAATGGGTTTTGTAGTCCAGAGCTGCCAACCTGAGAGCCACATGGAAAAGTGCTGTTCACCCAAGACTTCTGCATCTAAGAGGTGCCAAACTCAGGAATGTGAATCCAGCCAATGTCAGTCTCAGAACTCTGAATCCAGTTCCTGTAGACCTTTGGTCAATGTTGCACCTGAGCCTCAACTCCTGGAATCTTCTTCTGGCACCTATAAACCAACTTGCTGTGTTACTGGTGGTTTGCAATTGCCTAGTAAGTGA